The genomic stretch tcccctaccccacccgtacaatctgtagacgcgtacgtacgtaggtacgtacgtacgctcggtcaatcacgtgacaaccaaacgaaaagaggttgaccatattccatgagtatggggctctgtcccacgcgcgcttcgcgcgcgcgggagccccgctatgaCTTCCGCCTCTCTGTATTAACTCCTGTAGGAAGAGTTTAACGTAACTATAAAGTACGCGAAATTCGCTGCTTTGGGTGTGGTTTGGAGTTAGCGAACTGTGAAGAAATGTAACGTTTGTCTAGGCTGGGGATACAAAAATGGGCCCTATTGTCGCATTATTGCAAAACCCGTCAGTGGGGTTTTTCGTAAAACAGACTGTCCTGATGAGAAAAACATAActataatttgtaaataaagtAATCGAGAGCGTATACTGATCCATTAGCAGgataaattgaaaaaagagaTCGACGGTTTTAAGCTTTGGCACACCTCACAATTCAGGACAAAAACAGGAACGACACTGGGCTCCGACTTCCATAAGTGACGTCAAAGCTCTTGTTATCGTATGACGTTACAATATGGAGACTAAGCAAGGAAAAATTATGGGATAGACATGGTCATGATTTACCATCAATTAGTTATAGAACCTGAAATGTCCACACTTTATAATTTGGTCTAGAACTCGTTACCAGCCTTATCGCAGAATATAGTGAACATGGTAAGGCTGATATATAAAGTTTTAAgaagataatatatagatttagccagggctaaaaacTAAGCTCTAAGCTCTAACTAAGCTCTCGGGAATTTATAgtttgcaaaaacaaaatataaaattgcgTAACGCTAAGCGGCTAAGGCaaggaaaacggtgaaaaaacaacaataggtctaattagcaaaaaagcaactttgcacgccGCAGTGCAgtacgctttttttgtacatttctttgccgttgttttgtaCGACTACAACGTAAAATTTCCAGAAACTTCGTAGTTACACGTTTGGAAGAGGAAATTACTGTCGTATGTGTTCTTGTTCACTCTTTTTTCACTGGTGCTCATTTTCACCTtcgtggccgctagcattttatcattttctcaccgccgctataaaattttcatgttgttcttccaacaaaaaatgtcttttttcatCTCTTGCTCTAGCTGTCTGTCGCCCCTTTTCttgttgagcttcgctggcctgtcgcctgctttctctttttctctgtctttctctttctctatattccaaatttgtgaacATGACAATTGTACTAAGCTTACTACATTGGACAACACGGACACAGAAACGATTTCCGCTTTCCTCTTTCCGCTTTCGTCTTTATTGAgctgtctctgcttcacaagacgcgggtggctattcgatttcccgcaaaaataacctcgagttgcatttgggtttgcGATTTGCCATActtgttgattgagttattttacattggtatgcttGTGGTTCTTACGGGACGGGCGATTGTGGTTAGCTTTgccctgagaaaaaaaaaaacgttgaagATATGCAAACATTAGTAATAAGAACGTAACAATACTCTAAcaataacttaaatatttgggcagggacaccgcaacagctaAAGCCAATTACTGCGAACCCAATAAATAAAGGATATAAAAGTAGCaatttttatctgcttattttctattttgagaaattctcaactgacgtttgccgtttgccgtgtgccgtaaacgtgaatcttaatctctctattatagGAAATAaacgcttcatgaaattaacgcgaatctcCAAAGTTCGACTCAATTTTAGGTGCGTTAATTCCTGCGCCGTTAATTAAGTGTAACGTTTATTTCAGCGACCTTAATTACCATTTTGTTGACTCCAATTTCTTAATGCCTAATGACATTCTAGACACCTAACTAAGAAAGAGGAGTATTTAGTGGATAACACGTGACTGAATACGACTTCTTCCTTGTTTTCTCAAAGTTAAGTGCTAAATCACTATCGCTGAACCTAAAAATTGATTTGAAGGTttaattaaaatgtaaaaacGTGACAACGTTTTAAGATTGATTTCAGCATCCACGGCGAGGGCGTTTAAGCGTAAATATTAAACCGTTCATAAAACTAAAGCAAAGTAAATAGAGTGTAATGTTTATGAGATCCTTCGGACTccttttttatatgtttttgtgaACTTGACGGTGCACAATTTATGTTTCTATCGATTTGACTTtactgaccaataaaaacgtgtAACAAATTTAAAGGTTTTTGAATCGTAGGTAGCTTATGTCCCCAAGGGAGGGAGCTAAAGGCCCGACTGGCCCATCTTCCTTTACTGACCCTGTAAAACcctctttatcctctcttgcaaTAGTTGTAACAACAGAAACTGCCATCTGAGAATGAGACTGcataacaggggcggatctagggggagggtgcagggggtgcgtaCCCCCCcacccgagatgacctgcggttttcttatacaactggtattctgccaaaaaaaaaaactatgtggtttattggtgttgaagtagagcaagagaggagtgcaccccctcctaaaaaaatcctggatccgcccctgctatAATAATGATTTGTTACGACCAACTGTTATGAGAAAAATGTCAACCTTTTACATGAAAAGGGCCCTGGCATAGCTACAAGCGTTAGCTCAAACTGAATTTTACTGAGCTGACTGCtggattttttcagtttttaaacgTTTTTTAAATCCTAACTGGGAAGTAACCTTTCGGAAAAGATAAGCGTAGGAAGGTCTAAGTATTTATTTTCATAAGCTTGAAACTTAATTATGCATAtattcatatatatttttggacATGTGTGTTGCAATCAGTTGTTACAAATTAACAATTCCgtttgaaacaaaaaagttaagatATGATTTTCTTGTTCTCGAACTTAACTGATGTATGCGTGCTGTATAAGTGTTTTTAAAACCTTCACATCCTTGAAATAAATTCAGCGAGAAAATAAATCAACACATTTCTTGCAGTATCCTCTTTTATTTAAACATCAAACCTGGTTGACACTACATTTATCTATAATGAGGTACCATTAGACCAAAATTTATGTCTCCTACAAAACAATGTAACTCAATTAGTCAGCTAGTAGGAAGCCGTTTGAATTTACATCCCTTAATTTATGGATTGATTTCTAAGTTATCCCTTGGTGACAAGGCTAATTTGTTGTCAAACGTTAACGCTAACAGCAAGATTATTAAATCAAAAATGCGCCAAAGTAACTGTGTAAGGAGGCCATGTAAATTTTAGGGCCGTATGGATCAGGATAAGAGTGGGCAGTCAACGTGATGACGTCATTAGCGTTCAGGTTGAAAACCCCACCAGCGTACACGGTACCATGGAAGTATTTATTATTTACGGGTGGTTGAAGCATGGTCACGATTTTGTCGTTAACCCTGATAAAGACTCGTCCATTGTTGTGGAAGTAAAGTTGAGCGTAGATATAGTACCGTCCGGGGGTAGGCACCGTCAATTTTCCGTCTTGATACTTCATGCCGCATCCAAGGTAGCTGTAGGGAGCGCTGACAGACCAGTCCTTGATCACTACGAAGCAAGGTATAAACAGGCGCATGTGATTTAAGAGATCATATAAAGGTGATCACTCTCCaagaattttcaaaactttacttttaacCCTACCTAACCTCGCCCCCAGGGCTTGAGGTTGAACCCTACCGAATACCCCACGATATCCTAGCACGATTTTCTGAGATTAATTATGAGATTGCATCACGTATTGTTACCCTACAACGATACAGTAGAAGTAATCGTTCATTTTATActttttctcaaagaatttTTCCCTGTTTTATgcgttttaaaaaatcattatcTTTTTAGGTGTACTttagttttttgtttcaaagttctggctcaacaaaaataaattttaaaaatgcaaagATTGGAGCAAAGAACTTGAAGTACCTGTGTTGGGTGGATAGCGAACCTCACCCTTAGTGGCAGCCTCGATATGAGCAGATGGGTTTGTTGGAtcctaaaacagaaaaaaataataataataaggaaaaACAATGATGACGCAAGTTTACTTATAGCATGAATGATATACAACAAAGGGAACGAAACATAGAGAGACGAGATGCGAGATTGCGGAAAATTAATTCAGTGCTCATAAGAACACGGCGTGTAACAAATGTgctgtattgttatttttttggttatttttaatTAAGATGCAAATGAGTATGAGCTGGTTTCCCGCAGTTGCCGCCGGCCATGAGAGGATAAAAGGGTTCTTGTTCCTGTACAGGAGAAAGCGGCACAgaatcaaacaaaaaacatgTTTATAAACTCGACCTAACGCACTATTCTCATTGTTTTCTCTGTTACTGGTATCTTAAAAGATTTTCAACATGAGTAGGACTGTATAGTCATTTAAAAATTTACTGTAAATATAGACCCTTAGGCGAATATTCATAGTCACTGCTGGAAAGAGCACCTTAAAATTAGGAAACCTACCAAGTTTAAAGGTGATACGTCTAAAGTAAGCGAAGGTATTACTCCAAATAGTCCCGCGAAATTTTACAAACATTAGTATGTTAGGGGCACGAACTTGCCTCTAACCATATAAAACGTCTCCATAATTCCATGACTTGGCAAAGCTGTATCCCTAGTCGTTATTTTTCAAcgaatcactttcaaacttgacAGCCTTACTgattttaagctttcttttcaGCCGTGTTGACGAACTTTCACTAACTGTTcccagtcaaaagttgaaaatgaaCCGTGGAAGGGTCGATAATGAAGCGGCGGGGGCTTAATTTAAACATTCAAAGAGCCACAAAATTAAAACTTGCCGTAATGACAGAAATAAGTCAACGGAAAATCGTTCTTTGTAAGTGAAAAAATCAATCAAAGTCAATTGTCTTACCTGATTTCGAGGTACCAGAACTTTAGCTCGAGAGGAATACGGCAAACTGGCACAAACCAGAGAAACACAGATAAAAAGGAACTTCATTATCTCAGTCACTTCTGAAATTACCCAGTGAAGAAATGAAAGGGCGTAGAATGAGAGGCCACTTTATATCctattcgccatttgcacatctcccataatacaccttgttagCCAGCTcccaaaactttgcataacctttgtttttaatttttcctgggTATTGTAGTGGTTTTAAGAGAAGTAAAAGACAATGCTTAATATACTGATTCTTGAAATTTGCATTTAATTTAATAGAAATTTAATTTCTAATCAATTTAAATTCAATAAACCGATTCAGTGAACACCAAATGAGGAAGAGAACATAACAGCTCTTTGATTTAACGCTATCATGATTGAAAACGCTCAAGGTCAAAATTAATTAAGAACAATATCAGTTTTTCATCCCTCAGCTTTaagatattttcttttgttttgttccggCACATCAAGTTCAAAGTATGAATTCCTATTATATTGAAttgaaattaaactgaaattGAATAGGCACTTTGAGGATAGTCATTCACGTGCTACAAAACCAGCGCCATACTGGTGAGTAAGGAGCCCACTTTCATATCAAGGATCCAGTTGTGTCACGCAGTTTGCACATCAGTGAATCCACTGAGCCCTGCCTCTTTCGTAATTGTATTTACGTGAGAGAATTCGACTTCATCTAATTTGTTTGCCATTTACATGGGCAACTGACCGTTCACGGTTTGGGCCAATTATTCACACAAATCAGTCCCAAGCCTCGAAACTCACTCAAAGATGCGATTTTACTaatgaaacacaaatttccgtTTAGAACATTTCGTctagtaaagaaaaaaacaggacaaccttttcagatgttctgTTGCTCCAGGAAATTTCCCGTGGAACAAACCATAAGGTCGTGTTTCATTCACTTTACAACCAgatgttccaaaacaatttgtAAATGATAAACAACCCCCCAAAAGAAAATGCCATCCACACAGTTTGCTCGGAATTTTTCTCAGGTAGATGTTCAGTGGACTCTGCCCTTTTTTTTAATCTGACGATATCTGGCGTCTTGGCTACTATTCCTTAACAATGCTAGGCCTAGTGTATCGAAATCAGGAAAAATATATTTGGGCACTGCTGGTTTCAAGCTAGAGGACGTTGCTAAAGTTGAGTGATTTTtccgtagttactaaaacaaggaatgacctacaatgacctacaatgatctacaatgacctacaatgagctactatgaccgaatgtgtaatccctgtaatgagctaaaatgaagattttagaaaaagacaaaaaaaaaaaagatcaggggacgtgtgtcgtagttactaaaacaaggaataacctacaatgacctacaatggcCTAGAATGACCTACAGTGATCTACGatgagctactacgagctaCAATGAGCTACCAGGAGCTAAAATGAGGTAAAATAAGCCCTACAAGGAGCTACAAAAATGACAGCGAAAGATGTTTCCcgtgtgtcacgcttggacgtgacactaGACTCATagtattaaattgccaagcacattttgaaaaggcaaaacaaaaaatgtgcctgatctcaggtaacttgagaaacttgaaaatagattattgTAATCGCGTTTTTACCCGTATAgcactattataccctgtatagacggaagtcatgcaggcacgcccttatttggcctagatgggtatgggccgctgagcaggatatggattttactatttagcGTTACAAACAGAGCACCCTGTTGGACAgaaagccatttaaagggtcttgtgatgtcttatacaggccagggtacttaaaaaaatgaacaatttttcttttgaacagggtcagaatttgagggcctcctttgttcatctctacccttacgtcccttgaagatcccccggatcgactgttggggtgactgtgtttgttcaatttgtttgaaaaaaagacaagacaaaataaaactagtgcgaaaggttgcaagggatggtttggacaaaagtcacagtatcatcatacatgtattattacactgtaaatttatctccaagcgtaataattagagatgctgtcatcgttaaatgggctgtcatgcagtagactaaacgCGTTACGTTTACACACACatgtcccctgatctttttttttcggtctttttctaaaatcttcattttagctcattacagggattacacgatcggtcatagtagctcattgtaggtcattgtagatcattgtagatcattgtaggtcattgtaggtcattgtagatcattgtaggtcattgtaggtcattccttgttttagtaactacggtgATTTTCCACAAAAGTGCGCACGGTGTGATTTATGCACATCGGCTcagcttttaaaatattcttaaccTTCCCTCGGAGAACATCATCTGAAGAGGAGAAGCGCACAAAATTTTGCTTCATGTCTAAGATGAGCCGTGATTATCCATAAATATATCTCTTAATGTATTGGAAATTACAAAAGTGCACAAGATATCGTCCTAGTTTACTGTTATGAAGCAGTTTACGCCTTTTCATGGAATTGCTTATAGGTCAGGGGCGGTGTCACGGCTGGCTAgcttgttcattttgtttatgatactaattttaaaaacgTCCTCATTCGCTATGCAAATTAAGAAATTACTTGTGAGTGACAAAATCACATCTTGACCcgtcaaacaaatatgtttcCCAAGCATTAATTCATCCTTAGACAAAAATAAACTGTGAAAGCCCGCTAGGGTGAACCACAATTACGATCCGTTTCTATCtccttcaagtttgtccatccatTTTGAGTGTTTTTTGATGTTGTTTCTCTCATTTTGGTGGCAGTTCaaattgtttcaattttgaGAATAATCATGGCACAGCACCTATTGCAGTTACACATTTTGATGACTTTCATGTTTGCGGCACCCTGCCGAGCAGAAccttcttttgtcttcttgagtgaAGAGGAGAAATGGAAGTTCTGCCATGCAGCGCATACTCgagaaagcaaaagaaaggTTCGGCTGGCAGGGTGGTTTGCGGTTACACGgagataaattaaaattaacttgGCAAGGAGGAGGAGAAAAACTGGAACCCGGTTTGGCGGTAAACCCACTTGCCGATTTTGTTTTCGCCTTGTTCCCATATTACATTGTGCGTTTCAAACCTTCATACCCTTGAAAGATTCAGACAGAAATCAACATATTTATTGCAATTAATCATCTTTTATTGAAACATCAATAAAGTTCAAAGTATGAATTCCCATTATATTGAATTGAAATTCAACTGAAATTGAATAGGCACTTTGAGGATAGTCATTCAGGTGTTACAAAACCGGCGCCATGCTGGACACAGCCGGCCCAAGCTCATTtcatgaacgcggacgtgactcttgcttgcgagcggtgttgtgttacaaacggttatttacaaaggttTGTATGAGATGCAAACGgcttttcttaaaagagagaagaaaatgtattttttgtaataaaatcAACTTACCTTATTgctttgttgtattctttgttgtttgctcgcatctcaggccgttttgaagcgttaaaatagcgctaactcgccgaaaacgccctcctaaaaaaaatcctggatccgcccctacTATGATAATGATTTGTTACGACCAACTGTAATGAGAAAAATGTCAACCTTTTACATGAAAAGGGCCCTGGCATAGCTACAAACGTTAGCTCAAACTGAATTTTACTGAGCTGACTGAaggattttttcagtttttaaacgTTTTTTAAATCCTAACTGGGAAGTAACCTTTCGGAAAAGAAAAGCGTAGGAAGGTCTAAGTAATTTATTTTCATAAGCTTGAAACTTAATTATGCATttattcatatatatttttggacATGTGTGTTGCAATTCAGTTGTTACAAATGAACAATTccatttgaaacaaaaaagttaagatATGATTTTCTTGTTCTCGAACTTAACTGATGTATGCGTGCGGTATAAGTGTTTTTGAAACCTTCACATCCTTGAAATAAATTCAGCGAGAAAATAAATCAACACATTTCTTGCAGTATCCTCTTTTATTTAAACATCAAACCTGGTTGACACTACATTTATTTATAATGAGGTACCATTAGACCAAAATTTATGTCTCCTACAAAACAGTGTGACTCAATTAGTCAGCTAGTAGCAAGCCGTTTGAATCAGTACATCCCTTAATTCATGGATTGATTTCTAAGTTATCCCTTGATGACAAGGCTAATTTTTCGTCAAACGTTAACGCTAACAGCAAGATTATTAAATCAAAAATGCGCCAAAGTAACTGTGTACGGAGGCCATGAAAATTTTAGGGCCGTATGGATCAGGATAAGAGTGGGCAGTCAACGTGATGACGTCATTAGCGTTCAGGTTGAAAACCCCACCAGCGTACACGGTACCATGGAAGTTTTTATCATTTACGGGTGGTTGAAGCATGGTCACGATTTTGTCATTTACTCTGACAAAGACTCGTCCATTGTTGCGGAAGTAAAGTTGAGCGTAGATATAGTACCGTCCAGGGGTAGGCACCGTCAATTTTCCGTCTTGATACTTCATTCCGCATCCAAGGTAGCTGTAGGGAGCGCTGAGAGACCAGTCCTTGATCACTATGAAGCAAGGTATAAACAGGCACATGTGATTTAAGAGATCATATAAAGGTGATCACTCTCCaagaattttcaaaactttacttttaacCCTACCTAACCTCGCCCCCACGGCTTGAGGTTGAACCCTACCGAATACCCCACGATATCCTAGCACGATTTTCTGAGATTAATAATGAGATTGCATGACAAATTGTTACCCTACAACGATACAGTAGAAGTAATCGTTCATTTTATActttttctcaaagaatttTTCCCTGTTTTATGCGCTTTAAAAAATCGTTATCTTTTTAGGTATACTttagttttttgtttcaaagttctggctcaacaaaaataaattttaaaaatgcaaagATTGGAGCAAAGAACTTGAAGTACCTGTGTTGGGTGGATAGCGAACCTCATGCTTAGTGGCAGCTTCGATATGAGCAGATGGGTTTGTTGGAtcctaaaacagaaaaaaataataataataataaggaaaaACAATGATGACGCAAGTTTACTTATAGCATGAGTGACATACAACAAAGGGAACGAAACATAGAGAGACGAGATGCGAGATTGCGGAAAATTAATTCAGTGCTCATAAGAACACGGCGTGTAACAAATGTgctgtattgttatttttttggttatttttaatTAAGATGCAAATGAGTATGAGCTGGTTTCCTGCAGTTGCCGCCGGCCATGAGAGGATAAAAGGGTTCTTGTTCCTGTACAGGAGAAAGCGgcacaaaatcaaacaaaaaacacgTTTATAAACTCGACCTAACGCACTATTCTCATTGTTTACCCTGTTACTGGTATCTTAAAAGATTTTCAACATGAGTAGGACTGTATagtctttaaaaattttctgtAAATATAGACCCTTAGGCGATATCCTTAGTCACTGCTGGAAAGAGCACCTTAAAATTAGGAAACCTACCAAGTTTAAAGGTGATACGTCTTAAGTGAGCAAAGGTATTACTCCACATAGTCCCGCGAAATTTTACAAACACTAGTATGTTGGGGGCACGAACTTGCCTCTAACCATAAAACGTCTCCATAATTCCATGACTTTGCAAAGCTGTATCCCTAGTCGTTAGTTTTCAAcgaatcactttcaaacttgacAGCCTTACTGATTTTAATCTTTCTTTTCAGCCGTGTTGACGAACTTTCACTAACTGTTcccagtcaaaagttgaaaatgaaCCGTGGAAGGGTCGATAATGAAGCGGCAGGGGCTTAATTCATTTAAACATTCAAAGAGCCACAAAATTAAAACCTGCCGTAATGACAGAATTAAGTCAATGGAAAATCATTCTTTGTAAGTGAAAAAATCTGAAGTCAATTGTGTTTTCTGATTTCGAGGTACCAGAACTTTCGCTTGAGAAGAATACGGCAAACTGGCACAAACCAGAGAAACACAGATCAAAAGGAACTTCATTATCTCAGTCAATTCTGAAATTACCCAGTGAAGAAATGAAAGGGCGTAGAATGAGATGCCACTTTATATCcgattcgccatttgcacatctcccataatacaccttgtttgccagctcccaaaactttgcataacctttgtttttaatttttcctgggTATTGTAGTGGTGCCAAGAGAAGTAAAAGACAATTCTTAATATACTGATTCTTGAAATTTGCATATAATTCAATAGAAATTTAATTTCTAATCAATTTAAATTCAATGAACCGATTCAATGAACACCAAATGAGGAAGAGAACATAACAGCTCTTTAATTTAACGCTATCATGATTGAAGACGCTCAAGGTCAAAATTAATTAAGAACTGTATCAGTTTTTCATCCCTCAGctttaagatttttttcttttgttttattcccgcACATCAAGTTCAAAGTATGAATTCCCATTATATTGAAATGGAAATTCAACTGAAATTGAATAGGCACTTTGAGGATAGTCATTCACGTGTTACAAAACCAGCGCCATACTGAAGAGTAAGGAGCCCACTTTCATATCAAGGATCCAGTTGTGTTTTTAATTATATTGTCACCCCATGATACCGTTCTTTATCCATGCTCATACACCGAAAT from Porites lutea chromosome 1, jaPorLute2.1, whole genome shotgun sequence encodes the following:
- the LOC140938020 gene encoding tumor necrosis factor-like, giving the protein MKFLLICVSLVCASLPYSSQAKVLVPRNQDPTNPSAHIEAATKHEVRYPPNTVIKDWSLSAPYSYLGCGMKYQDGKLTVPTPGRYYIYAQLYFRNNGRVFVRVNDKIVTMLQPPVNDKNFHGTVYAGGVFNLNANDVITLTAHSYPDPYGPKIFMASVHSYFGAFLI